In Carya illinoinensis cultivar Pawnee chromosome 9, C.illinoinensisPawnee_v1, whole genome shotgun sequence, the following are encoded in one genomic region:
- the LOC122276355 gene encoding RNA polymerase II C-terminal domain phosphatase-like 2, which produces MSRLGFKSVVYDGDKCLGELDAFPVKDQNFQFPNHEIRIHHISPQSERCPPLSILQTISSFSVRCKLESSSPVEQSRLINLHASCFYEFKTAVVLIGDEEIHLVAMPSKQKKFPCFWCYAVPAGLYDASLGMLNLRCLAIVFDLDETLIVANTMKSFEDRIEAIRSWIVRENDSLRASVMTAEMKRYMDDRALLKQYTENDTVVDNNGKPFNAQLEEVPPLSDNLERVVRPVIRLQEKNIVLTRINPDNRDTSVLVRLRPAWEDLRSYLTAKGRKRFEVYVCTMAERDYALEMWRLLDPEAHLIGSKQLLDRVICVKSGSRKSLLNVFQDAMCHPKMAMVIDDRSKVWEDKDQPRVHVVPAFTPYYAPQAETAHAVPVLCVARNVACNVRGYFFKEFDENLLRRISEIFYEDEVVNLPPAPDVSNYMISEDAGFVPNGNTNAPISEGMNGLEVERRFNLTDEKCANDSATHSLTNSSELRHEASKPPVAILPNAIGPASSRTLLPSQKPGLLGAPLRRDCISSDRDYDMKRGLLTMKHGLDSRIQSSGEPPLLSRLPTQSGSLMQPQGGWLVEDDINRGHLNSRPSGFVPEADVLKPDKKPFSPSTPGSMPTPTPTPSQTSQVKVEEACASYDMLKQNLPSASLLSDVAGSQNQVSTSRDIQTEVGKSNMLPSPLSIGVLQEIGRRCNSKVEFRSVVSTSKDLQFSVEVLFTGEKIGVGMGKTRKDAQQQAAENALHSLAEKYVAYIAPHTGAMDTDFDKLSLGNENGFLWDIFSPGADEPLREDGLPRESTSEASESEPGCPSNVLNQQVQKRANSPRLPTSISSKRSKDEVFHGPQSLPSFRQQKNGHPIS; this is translated from the exons ATGAGTCGTTTAGGGTTTAAATCGGTGGTATATGACGGCGACAAATGCTTGGGAGAGCTGGACGCTTTTCCGGTCAAGGACCAGAATTTCCAGTTCCCGAATCACGAGATTCGTATCCACCATATATCGCCACAGAGTGAACGATGCCCTCCGCTTTCAATTCTCCAAACGATTTCTTCGTTTTCCGTTCGGTGCAAGCTCGAGTCGTCCTCGCCGGTCGAACAGTCCCGTCTGATCAATCTCCACGCCTCCTGCTTCTACGAATTCAAG ACGGCGGTGGTATTGATTGGAGACGAAGAGATTCACTTGGTGGCAATGCCAAGTAAGCAGAAGAAGTTTCCGTGCTTTTGGTGCTATGCGGTTCCTGCAGGTCTGTATGACGCGAGCTTAGGAATGCTAAATTTACGTTGCCTGGCAATCGTGTTTGATCTCGACGAGACGCTCATTGTTGCGAACACCATGAAGTCGTTCGAGGATAGAATTGAGGCTATTCGAAGTTGGATTGTACGCGAGAATGATTCGTTGCGTGCGTCAGTAATGACTGCCGAAATGAAGCGGTACATGGATGATCGAGCGCTATTGAAGCAGTACACAGAGAACGACACCGTGGTAGATAATAATGGGAAGCCATTTAATGCTCAATTGGAGGAGGTTCCACCACTATCCGATAACCTTGAAAGAGTTGTTCGGCCAGTAATTAGATTGCAAGAAAAGAATATTGTCCTCACTCGTATCAATCCTGAT AATCGTGATACCAGTGTGCTTGTGAGGTTACGACCTGCATGGGAGGACCTGAGAAGTTATTTAACTGCAAAAGGAAGGAAACGGTTTGAAGTTTATGTGTGTACAATGGCAGAAAGAGATTATGCCCTGGAAATGTGGAGGCTTCTTGACCCGGAGGCACATCTTATAGGTTCAAAGCAACTTTTGGACCGTGTTATCTGTGTCAAATCAG GCTCCAGGAAATCTTTGCTAAATGTCTTCCAAGATGCCATGTGCCATCCAAAGATGGCAATGGTAATTGATGACCGTTCTAAGGTTTGGGAAGATAAGGACCAACCGCGAGTTCATGTGGTTCCAGCATTCACTCCTTATTATGCTCCTCAAGCAGAG ACCGCCCATGCTGTTCCAGTCCTCTGTGTAGCAAGAAACGTTGCATGCAATGTCAGAggttattttttcaa AGAATTTGATGAGAATTTATTACGGAGAATCTCGGAGATCTTTTATGAGGATGAGGTGGTAAATTTACCTCCTGCTCCTGATGTTAGCAACTACATGATATCAGAG GATGCTGGATTTGTACCAAATGGCAATACTAATGCTCCCATAAGCGAAGGAATGAACGGTCTTGAAGTTGAACGCAGATTCAACCTAACG GACGAGAAGTGTGCTAATGATTCAGCTACTCATTCATTGACAAATAGTTCTGAGTTAAGACATGAGGCCTCTAAGCCACCTGTTGCAATCTTGCCGAATGCCATTGGCCCTGCATCTTCAAGAACACTGTTGCCTTCTCAGA AACCTGGTTTGCTTGGAGCTCCACTTAGACGAGATTGCATCTCCTCTGATCGTGATTATGATATGAAGAGAGGACTCCTCACTATGAAGCATGGTCTAGATTCGAGGATTCAAAGCTCAGGTGAACCCCCCCTTTTGTCAAGATTGCCTACACAATCAGGATCATTGATGCAGCCACAGGGAGGCTGGTTGGTGGAAGATGATATTAATCGAGGGCATTTAAATAGTCGACCTTCAGGATTTGTTCCTGAAGCTGATGTGCTGAAACCTGATAAAAAGCCATTTTCACCTAGCACACCAGGATCTATGCCTACGCCTACGCCTACACCTTCACAAACATCCCAAGTGAAGGTTGAAGAG GCATGTGCTAGTTATGATATGCTAAAACAAAATCTTCCATCTGCAAGTCTGCTATCAG ACGTTGCTGGATCTCAAAATCAGGTGTCTACTAGCAGAGATATTCAAACTGAAGTTGGAAAATCAAACATGCTACCTTCTCCTTTATCTATTGGAGTACTGCAAGAGATTGGACGAAGATGCAACTCCAAG GTCGAGTTCAGGTCTGTTGTCAGCACCAGTAAGGATTTGCAATTTTCTGTTGAG GTTTTGTTCACTGGCGAGAAGATTGGGGTTGGAATGGGCAAGACAAGGAAAGATGCTCAACAACAAGCTGCTGAAAATGCCCTTCACAGCTTAGCAG AAAAATATGTAGCATACATTGCACCTCATACTGGGGCCATGGACACAGATTTTGACAAGCTTTCTCTTGGGAATGAAAATGGATTTCTATGGGATATCTTCAGTCCTGGAGCAGATGAACCCCTAAGAGAAGATGGGTTGCCCAGAGAAAGCACTTCTGAG GCCAGTGAAAGTGAACCTGGGTGTCCTTCTAATGTATTAAATCAGCAAGTGCAAAAGCGTGCCAATTCCCCAAG GTTGCCAACTTCTATTTCTAGTAAACGATCAAAGGACGAGGTATTTCATGGTCCACAGAGCCTACCCTCCTTTCGACAACAGAAGAATGGGCATCCCATATCATGA